gtggctacgggggtcagggggtatggagggaaggctgggttctgagttggatgatcagccatgatcataataaatggcggtgcaggcttgaaggaccgaatggcctactcctgcacctattttctatgtttctatgtttctatgttgcgaTCTTGGGCAGAGCTTTTACCATGATGCACCCGAATTGGATGCAACAACAGAAGTCGGTGAGAAGGACGTGCTGAGTGTCTTCAGCCTGCCAAGGAAGTAGAGGGCACTGGTGAGTTTTCTTGCCTATGCCTGAGACCAGGACAAGTTCACTCTCCCTGTCCCTGCTCTGATTTGTTAATTTTCCTACCTTTCAGATACTTATCTATTTCCAAAggcaaaataagaccataagaggtcTTATTAGGCCGTCATATTAGGCCGtcaggggataggtggaagaggtaaagaagaaatctaacaggagaggacagtggaccatgggagaaagggagggagggaggggaagagaaagggCGAGCAGGGAGCCATCGTGGGGAAATGAGAAAAGAGGGCAAGGAGAAGTTACTCGTGGTTAGAGAAATCGACGTTCacgccttcaggttggaggctacccagatggaatatgaagtctTGCTCCCACACCTGAGCGTAGCCTtgtcatggcagcagaggaggccgtggatcaatatgtcagaatgggaataggaagttgaTTCAAAATGGGTGGCCGTCAGGGAGTGGATTGAATGCTGCAAAGGTGCTCGACAGAGTGATCCCCCGATCTCCGTCGTGtctcacactgggagcaccgggtaCAGAAGATGTTCCAGCAGCCCCTGGATAGAATCACTTAATGCTCATGTTGCTGGGATGTGAGATGCCAGAGTGGCGAGGGTGACAGGGAGAGAACACAAATCCAACTCTGACAGTGCTCAGGATCAAAATCCCGGGCACCAGCACTAACAGCAGCATTTCAGTACCTGGGATCACGAGcagaaaagcaaactgctggaggaactcaggggtcagacagcatctatggtgggaaacTTAACACCATcaccccttcaaaactaatcagtaaactccaagacctgggcctcaatacccgcTTGTGCAAGTGGATCCTGAATTTGCTCACTTGTaggccccagtcagtttggattggcaaaaacatctcctccacaatctccatcagcacagggatttgtacttagccccctgctctactcacttcacacctaagactgtgtggctaagtatagctcaacaccatatacaagtttgctgatgacaccatagtTGTGGGCtgtgtcaaaggtggtgatgaatcagcacacaggagggagattgaaaacttggctgagtggtgtaataacaacaacctctcactcaatgtcaataagaccaaggaactgattgtagatttcaggagagggaaaccagaggtccatgagccagtaatcgccggaggatcagaggtggtgagggtcggtaactttaaattcctggatgtcactctctcagaggacctgtcctgaacccataaaattgcaaagaaagcacaacagcacctctacttcctcaggagtctccGGAGATTCGGCaggtcatcaaaaaccttggcaaatttctatagatgcgtggtggaaagtgtgctgattggctgcattggcctggcatgggaacaccaatgccttgagTAGAAAATCCAACAGAAAGTAGTGAATTTGGCccggtacatcatgggtaaaacactcccaaccattgagcacatctacacaaaacattgtcgtagaaaagcagtaaccatcatcagagatcctcaccacccaggccatgctcttttctcacagctgccatcacgtaggaggtacaggagccccaggactcacaccaccagcttcacaaacagttactacccctcaaccatcaggctcttgaacaaaaggggatagctacactcatttaaggactctgttatattattatttcatggttgttatttattggtatttagttatatctgcatttgtttacagtttacagttaccgttctgtagatagatagatttgctaagtatgcctgctgcaggaaaagaatctcaggattgtacgtggtgacatgtatatactctgatcATAAATCTTACTTTGAAATGGGTTATGTTTCTGGCTGAGGCCCTGCATCCAGACTGGTCAATGTCTCTAGTTAAGACTCTTAATCTGGGTCTTGACAAAGAGTCCCATCCCAAAGCTttggaatcggaatcaggtttattgtcactgtctgatatgatgtgaaatttgttttttggtgTGGCAACagcacaatccaaagatgtaaaattactataaattacaatgtaaataaatagtgtaaaaacaagGAATAATAAGTTagcgttcatggactgttcatgaatctaatggtgaaggaggaggagatgtttctgaatagttgagtgtgggtcttcaggctcctgtaccttcttttattttatttaattagtaGAGGGCATGGTGACGGTCCTtcgtgatggatgttgccttcttgaagcactgcctcttgaaAATATCCTCAATGATGCAGAGGGCTGTGCCCAGTAGAGCTGACTGAatctacagctctctgcagccttttgtgtTGGAGCCTCCAAGcttcccatttccctctaaatgcagtccttgttatttttgcactaacTAATATGAGCATCTAGTTGATAATCTATTTTAACATCCCCATCTgcctttctcctttggctccttcttTGATGTTTACTGCAATACCTACTATGCCTGTACTCCTGGCTTAACCAATCATCTCTGAGCATGTCTGATGGCAGCTATGGTGTTAGATCTGTCCTGGGTACAGCATGTAATTGCCATGTTAAAGAAAACATGACAGTATCTCTATGTTCTTgtaagtttgacaaacttctatagatgtgtggtggagagtgtactgactggttgcgtcacagcctgttatggaaataccagtgcccttgaacagaaaagcctacaaaaaataatGGACAGACattctatcacaggtaaagccttccccaccagtgacacatctacaaggagtgctgttgcaggaaagcagcatccatcattgaggaccgcaccatccaggctatgctctcttgcTGCCGCCATCAAGGAGATggcacaggaacctcaggacccacaccaccaggctcaggaacagtgattacccctcaaccatcaggctcttggaacaacatggacaacttcactcaccccaacactgaactgattccacaacctatggactcactttcacagacTCTCTACAACACGTGCTCTCATTatatattacttatttatttttgtatttgccatcttttgcacattggctgtttgtcttaGTTGTTCAGTTTTTccccactgattctattgtgatttTGTATTGACTGGGAAACATAACCAAATTAATCTCAGAAAAttaatatggtgacatacagtaaatgatgataaatttcctttgaactttgtcttttcttAAATTTGTTTCCTCTTCTCCTAGAAACACTTTCTTCCCATTTACTGCCAGCAACCAGACAAGATAAACACACACGATATTCTGCAGACCTGAGACCAGAcctactcaaaatgctggaggaacagcagatcGGGCAGAGAgataatcagtcaacattttgggcaaagacctttcattaggactggaaaggaagggaacaaATGCAAGGATAAACTGGGATTGgtttcttccctcttctcccagtcctgatgaagggtctcaaacaattgatattttgggctagttctctatagatgctgcctgacctcctgcctCCTCCAGCAATGTGTTGTTTTGACAAAATGGGAGTGTGCACATCAAGTCCACTGCCACTTTCCCACACAGTACGAGAGGCTGGGTCAACTGCAGGTTAAGGACAGGCACTGATGTACACCACCACTGCTAGGGCTTCATACATTCCCCCTGGAactgcaagggtttcctccatttccttccaaagacatgcagacaAGCTGTTGGTACCAGAAActaacacttgcaggctaccctcAGCACATCTTCACACTGCACTGGTTGTGACACAATTTACTCAATGTGATATACATGAGGAAGACAGCTAATCTTTTGGATCTTTAAATCACTATTAGTAAACAATGCAATTTTGATATTAACACTGCAATAAAGATAGAGTTGCAAGAGTACAAAATAACTGAATGAAACAGCAATGCAGACCTGAAAAtgcaacaggttcaagaacagatacttCTCTTGGTTCCTGCACACACCTACACCACCACAGCATACTGTGACTACAGGGGACTCCAGTTCAAATTGGGTCCTTGTGTaatttgcttttcttgtgaacatTGAGAGTTTGATGTTCTGTGCCCATGATGTTGCTTGAAGTTTTTGATTGCGCCTGTACATGTGTATTtttgcaaatgacaataaaactctTGATGACTGAAGTAAACTTGCTTTGTGGTCATTTACAATAGATATTGCATTGGTCTTAGTATCTCAtggtgatatagaaacatagaaacatagaaaataggtgcaggagtaggccattcggcccttcgagcctgcaccgccatttattatgatcatggctgatcatccaactcagaacccagccttccctccataccccctgacccctgaagccacaagggccatatctaacttccttttaaacatagctaatgaactggcctcaacagtttgctgtggcagagaattccacagattcaccactctctgtgtgaagaagtttttcctaacctcggtcctaaaaggcttcccctctatcctcaaactgtgacccctcgttctagacctccccaacatcgggaacaatcttcctgcatctagcctgtccaatccctttaggatcttatacgtttcaatcagatcccccctcaatcttctaaattccaacgagtacaagcccagttcatccagtctttcttcatatgaaagacctgccatcccaggaatcaatctggtgaaccttctttgtactccctctatggcaaagatgtctttcctcagattaggggaccaaaactgcacacaatactccaggtgtggtctcaccaaggccttgtacaactgcagtagtacctccctgctcctgtactcgaatcctctcgctataaatgccagcataccgttcgcctttttcaccgcctgctgtacctgcatgcccactttcaatgactggtgtataatgacacccaggtctcgttgcacctccccttttcctaatcggccaccattcagataataatctgttttcctatttttgccaccaaagtggataacttcacatttatccacattaaattgcatctgccatgagtttgcccactcacccaacctatccaagtcaccctgcatcctcttagcatcctcctcactgctaacactgccacccagcttcgtgtcatccgcaaacttggagatgctgcatttaattccctcatccaagtcattaatatatattgtaaacaactggggtcccagcactgagccttgcggtaccccactagtcaccgcctgccattctgaaaaggtcccgtttattcccactctttgcttcctgtctgctaaccaattctccacccacaccaataccttacccccaataccgtgtgctttaagtttgcacactaatctcctatgtgggaccttgtcaaaagccttttgaaaatccaaatataccacatccactgcaacaTCCACATCAACAGTCAATGGAAAAGACAAAAGCAGAAAATCTGTGAGCAGGGACACAAGACAGGAATAtccaataatttttaaaatatttcagatttatttaaaacAATCACAAGTACAAAATAATACCTTTGGACTTAGAAAAATACAAATACATTTTGGCAAAATGCATAATACAAGCCAAGTAGAAAAATCAAGTTTAAATAAAATCTTATCAAAATACTTAACAGCAGTAGATTGCTAAGGAGTCGATCTGTGGACCCAATGGCCCAGGTCAGACCACAGGCTAAGAGAACCTGAAACAGTGGTCTTTGTACaaaaaaacagacaaacagaACAATGAAGCAAGTGCATTGAAATGTTTTCAATACCATAGACGGAAGCTGGTCAGTGAAGGGCCCGTAAGTTGCCCTGCACTGAATTCCCAAGTCAGGAAGTTCCCAGTCAATAGAAGCCAAAGGTTTCTCTAAACAGTAGAgcaacaatctactggaggaactcagcaggtctagcaGCATTTGTAACAGGGAGAGGAATTGTTGACTGTGTGGGTCAGATGCTGCTACTTCAGTTAGTTCtcccagcaggttgtttgttgctccagattccagcatgtgGTCTTGTCCATCTCCGGGAAGGAGCTGGAATTCTGAGATACTAGCTAGAACACAGGAGTGGGGGCTCTGGGTCAGAATGACCATTTTGGAGTGAAAAGAATACAAACTTTGGCAGCAGTTTCTGGATTGGAAACCACTCAGGAGTGTCTTTGCATTGTTAATACATTCCTCATCCCCATTTTAAATAAGGATGGATTTGGATTCAAATGCCCACCTTATCCTGGAAGGGTACAGGAGGAACAAGTTACTGGCAGTCTCTGCTGTCATGCCTCAGACTTGGCACCAAGATGTGGCGCAGGTTATCAATGAAACACCTGCATTGCCCCAGTTAAGGCAAAGGATTTTAATTAACACCTCAAAGTGAAACAACCCAAGCAGAACATATTTGCAACACACATGATCAATAACTACTGTGTGCAGTTGACCCCTCACACACAAGGAGAGGAGCTCAAAATTTTCCTAGAAACCCGACGCAACCTTGATTCGAACACTTGACGATCACTGATATCAGCTGGTGGAGTGACTGGATTTAGCCGTGATGAGGACCTGACGCCTCTCCATCCTCACTGGCACTGTTCTGCTCCCTCCACTTCTCCTTTCGGGTCGTTCCCCCAACACCTCATTACCACCGAACAATTTAAATGCAAGTCCCAGTTAATTTTGGATGTCCTTGCTGTATTGGCCTCTTCACTGCACTACGGCCTCGCTGTTCCCGTTCTCGTCCATCTGCTAAAGACAAAAAGTTGGAGATGTCACACATTGCCGCCGGGATTAAATTGCTGAGAGACTATCGGGAACATTCGGATGGCAATGCTTACCTCGCTATAGGCTGGTGGGGATGGGAAGCTGAAGTCGGACTTCATGAAGATGGGGCTCTGCGGGACATCGTCATACTCCTCCAGCAGGGGTGTGGTGGGGCACTCCATTCGGTGGTTGTCCACAAAGGGAGACACTGAAATATAAAGACGGTGCCATTAGGTTCTGGAACGTTAACCAGCCTCAAATGATGAGAAAGATGGCCAGTGAGCTGGTCCTTACTTGTCATGGACTCTGGGAACTCCATGTGGGGCCAGCTCATGCTGCTGCAGCTCATGCTGTTGCTGCTCATGCTGCAGTTGCTGGCCATGCTGGACGAGCGGCTGTCCATGCCGCTGTATGGAATGGTGCCGATGACCAGGGGCAGCTCCAGGGTCAGCTTCTTGCTTCCAGGAATGTGGACGTAGATCTATGCAGGAGGGAAATAGAACACTGCCATCAGTTGCCAGGGAAAGCCAAAGGCCCTACAATAGGCTGGAACAGAACAATTTTAGTCCACTAACTATTCACACTGCTTTCCCATTACTGCAGACCCTTGGGTGATGCATAGTGCTTACTGGTTTAAAATTTCTCCCAAATCTGCCCTCCATATTTATCACCCAACTACTTAAAATGTTGGAGGCAGGTTCTTTTAGAGTGGTGGTCCATGGCACCTGCtagcagggatggtggtagacaCAGACAtgttggggacatttaagagactcttggacagacacatgggatgaggtggaggaggagggctatgtggagtaggtgaaaaggtctgcacaatattgtgggcccaaGTACCTGTACTGTCCCAAGTCCTACTCCTCACTAACCCCCTCAGGATTTCCATTCTTGGTAAGCCATACTTACCAGCAGTGAGTACTCCAGGCGGATAATGCTAGAGCTGACCGATGGCTTCACTGTGGGGACCCGCAGGCTCTTTGCACACCAGGAATCTGACATGCCTGAGATGATGTGGTTCCCTCGCACGCTGCTGAGCTTCTCCTTTACCACCTTGGTGTTGCCATTCACCTGGTAGGTCTGCTTTGCCAGGATGGCCGCCTTGGGCACAATGATCCTCGAGCAGTTGTTCTGGAACTGCGCGTTGATGCAGATGTCATCCCCTGTACACATGGAAGTGGGGTGGGGAAGAGCATCCGTTAGTAACAGTCAGACAACATTTGGAGTGAATGGTGCTTTAGAGCAGGGCAGGACAAGATGAATACCTTGGCAGTAGCCTTTCCGGTCAATCTTCGCTGCAATGCACACGTAGCCGTCAGAAAGGAAGAAACAAGTCAGATTCTTCTTGTTGGATCCACCAACTGGAGACTGAAAGAACAGAGGAATTAAGTTAGTAGATCATAACATTCGCTACACAATCTAACTTAGTTTTATTTGGACCCATTATGCTTCTAGCTGaaatacaccactagtcaccccaAGCAAGATTCAATGATATAATCCAAGAGCACCTCCCTACATCTATTACTCAGAGCACTCCACCTTCACCCTTATCTGATGCTCACCAGTAAATTTGGTGTGTTCACATCGATGGGGTCAACCACCTCAATGGTTTTGGTGGCTTGCAGGGTCGGGAGCTTTTCCTGGTCAACGTGGGCTGTGACCAAGTAGCACACACTGCCGTATTTCCCTTTGAACGATGGAGGAAGGTGCCTGTCAGGAGAAGAAATGTTTTATGAGCCATGGCAGAGAGCAAGCTGAATTTCAGTAAACATAAAGGTTCCCATCTAACCCAGATCCACGCAAAGTTATACTCACCCTTCAGGCAACTGAAAGTTAAAGCTGTACTCGTACACTTTCCCTGGCTGTAGAAGCATAGAGGCATACAAATCTGTTCGAAGGAAGGAAAGATCATCAGTATCTGTAACCTCTGCTAAAACCCTGACTCAGTTAACAAGCTGGTCTAGCTCCCAGGCTGACAAACCCAACCACATCACCAACCTGTCTACCCACAACAGTGACTATGCAATCTATTTAGCTGTAAATCCCAACATCTTTTAAAAAGATAGCAAATATTTACCCTCTGCACTTAAATTACTCCATCACCAGGCCAACCACCAATCCCTTTGTCCAACCTCCTCATCACTAAGGCAACCACCAATCCCCTTGCCCAAACTCATCACTACGGCAACCACCAATCCCCTCGCCCAAACTCATCACCAGGGGCAACCACCAATCCCCTTGCCCCTCATCACTAGGGCAACCACCAATCCCCTTACCCAAACTCCCCATTACCAGGGTAACTACCAATCCTCTTGCCCAACCACCCCATCACTGAGATAACCACCAATCCCCTTTCCCCAGCTCCGCCTGTTACCAGGACAACCACCAATCTCTTGCTCCAATTTCCCCGGTCATCCGGGCAACGACCAATCCCCTTGCCCCAGTTCACACTGTTACCAAGGCGACCACCAATCCCCTCATCCCAACTACCCCGACCTGGTCGCTTACCTGAGTGGCGCTGCTCGCCGTCGGCCTGCAGCGTATCGTTGTACCGCAGGTACTCCTGCTGCTGCCGCAGCGGCTGCGAGCCTTTGCTCAGCTCGGCCCGGGCGTAACCCAGAGCCGAGATCCGCACCGAGGTGACCCGCAGCGGGTGCGCCGCCTGCAGCACTACCTTGCCCGACACTTTGTCGCCGGCCGAGTAGCTGCTCTGCGACCCACTGAACTTCACCTCGAAAGTCTGCAGAGAGTTTTTGTTGACTCCCATTTCGCCGTCCAGTTTGTTAGTGAGTTGAATGGGTTATTGTTTGGGGAAGGCTAATTGTGAACTAGTAACGTTAGGAACGACCGTCTCGTTGGCTCTCCGTCTCTCAGTGAGGAAACAACAGCCCCGCCGTCCTATTTATAACCTCCCTGCTTGCGGGTCTCCGCCCACCAATGGCTGCCCGCGTGCTCACAGCTCGAGCTCACCGCGTGCTCTGCTCTCCCATTGGCCAGCGCCGCTTGTTTACCACATCCCCGGCCAATCAGCGCGCCGGGACCGCGCGTGAACAGGAGCTGATCGCAGGCTTGCAGCACGGGAACAGGCGGGGGTGGCCAGAGCGACGGGGCGGCCGGCCAATCGGCGGCGCAGGAGATCGGTGCGGGTGCCTGTCATTGGACGAGTCAGGGGCGGGGGTGGGGATAGCGATGGGACATGCCGTCCCTTGTGGAAGGAGGGGAATTTTGTTGAGATAAGGaacttggtgggtgggggtggggtgatggTGGTGAGGGGAATAGAGTGAGActgaggggagggttggggatgggCTGAGGTGAGGGGAATAGAGTGAAactgaggggaggggatggggtgaGGTGAGGGGGAATAGAGTGAGACAGGGGAGGGGGAATAGAGTgagacgggaggggtgaggggaaatAGAGTGAGacaggggaggggatgggtgagGTGAGGAGGAATAGAGTGAGACTGAGGGGAGGGTGAATAGAGTGAGacggggaggggatggggtgaGGTGAGGGAGAATAGAGTGAGactgaggggaggggatggggtgaGGTGAGAGAGAATAGAGTGAGACAGGGGAGGGGGAATAGAGTgagacgggaggggtgaggggaaatAGAGTGAGACGGGGAGGGGATGGGTGAGGTGAGGGGGAATAGAGTGAGACTGAGGGGAGGGTgaatagagtgagatggggaggggatggggtgaGGTGAGGGAGAATAGAGAGactgagaggaggggagggagaatagactgaggggagggaatggggtGAGGTGAAGGGACaagtggggagaggaggaggaggagggagggggacaagtggggagaggaggaggaggaggggataagtggggagaggagggaggaggacaagtggggagaggaggaggagggagggggtcaagtggggagaggaggagggagggggtcgtggggagaggaggagggagggggacaagtggggagagaaggaggagggaatggggacaagtggagagagaggaggaggaggggacaagtggggaggaggaggggacaagtggggaggaggagggggacaagtggggagaggaggaggagggagggggataagtggggagaggaggaggaggagggaatgggGCAACAGGAAGGCTAGAAGGAGGGAGAtgtgaggagatggggagggtagAAGGAGGGGGTTACAAGAAGAGGGTTGAGGGGAGAGGGTGGTAGAGAAGGAAGGacggatggggtggtttgaatgtAAGAATCAAGGGAGGGAGAGTTGGGGTGAGGCCAGAggatgagagtgggggggggCAAGCATAGGCCAAGGAATGATGGGAGGaggtagggagagagggaatggggagtgcAGGAAGACGAGTTAAATGCTGAGGGGGGATGTGATCTATGAGAAGCCCAAAGTAAATAGGAAAGGACACAGGCGCTAGAGTATGTAGGGAGACTGCCTGCAGGCAGAAGCAGGGAAGTGTGGGTAGCCCAGACAACACAAGTGGGAGACGATGTCGTGCCCCTGAGACGGGGAGATGCCTGAGCTCTGGATCTCTGGACCTGCTGAGTACAGAATTCCTGAATGTTATTCATATTGACCTGGATTTCATTGGAATTAGCAAATATTCCCTCCCTTAGCCCTATTGATTCCAGTTCTCATTTTTCACTAGCCCTCCCTTGTGAAACCTTTCTACATCTAAGCGCTTTCCTTTTTGACAATCGTTGTGCATTGTTCTAATCTGAAACTGTTCCAGGAGCACTTCATgtttcctgccatctggcaactTCTTGCTTGTGTATTTTAAGCTCCTCGGCTCAGGATATCCTCTCTATTATGTCGAGTCTTTTGAGAGGTGGAGCCCACTTATGAACATGATTTGCGCTTCTGCCCATTCGGACTGGTTGTACAATTAAGGGCATTGTATGGAAGTACGGTCAGTCGTAGGCTAGAGATGGCAATCCCatgtcacttccagtacacaagcgaaaaggagaaagaaatcattgttactccagatccgatgcagcacaaaaagaaacacaataagataaacaacacaactacaaagaaagcacagcaaataTAAACACATAAATCAGTTCTATATAGAGAttttcataggaagtcattcctgcctgtggccatcaaactttacaactcctcccttggagggtcagacaccctgagccaatagactggtcctggacttatttcctggcataatttacatattactatttattatttatggtgcaactgtaatgaaaaccaattccccctgggatcaataaggtatgactatgactatgagattgattgtctgtccataaagtgacgctgggcacaggtctgcctgtacataagatgactgacaggaagcGATAAAGTCGTGGTAGTTGGGGatgggttagtggatggaggtgttgatcagccttgctgctggGGGATAGTAACGATTATGATTTATTGGAGTTTTTAAATGGATGGACATTTTTGGTGATCACTGTGAGGTTGTATCTTCAGCCTATGCTCAGTAACCATAAATACACTGTCATATGCAATGGTGCAATCATTTGGACCCTTCCATGACCATACTCCTCAGTCACGTGCTGCCATAGATATTTTTAACAATGAAATGTCAGTGAAGGCAGTTACTTTACTCACTGTATCGACAAAGATGccgaggatcaactttattcgctgCATGCATTTACATgggttaggaatttgctgtggtgtgttggcgcgACGTGAAACGGGGAACAGTAAAAACCAATTCTGCGACACGTTTGGGTGGTGTAACACTTTTACAACGGCAGTGACCCGGCttcatttcccaccgctgtccgtgaggactttgtacgttctccccgtgagcgCGTGGATTTCCTCGCAGTGCCCCTGTTTGCTCCCACATTTCAAATACGTACAGTTTAGTACATTAATTTGGTGTAATCGGGTGGTGTGGCTCATGGGTCAGAAGAGCCTGTAACTGTGCTCTTTCtctacataaaataaaataaatttatttcgagatacagcccATAGTAGGGccctctggcccaacgagccaacTATTTGACccaggcctaatcacaggaccaattaacctactaaccggtatgtctttgaactgtgggaggaagcccatgtgctCACGAGAAATacgtacagacttcttacagaggacgcccgACGCTTGCCTGGGCATTGCGCGGACTGCTACGCTATAAAATATTAATTAGGTTAGAGGTTGAAGAGTAGATATGGATTAAAAtcgtataaataaataaataaacactggCATCTATTTACGACGTAAACAGCAATATAAAAAGTTAGGTGTTTAATTGATCCTAATAAACCTAATAAATGGGGTGTCTGAAATCTAAAGTGAAAGCAAAGATATAAATATCTGTGGGTTGTGGACAAAGgaaggaagttcaaagtaaatttattatcgaagtacattgatgtcaccatgcacaaccctgagattcattttcttggggcaTGCTCAATACATCtgataaccataatagagtcaatgaacgATCGCGCCAACAA
The sequence above is drawn from the Mobula hypostoma chromosome 2, sMobHyp1.1, whole genome shotgun sequence genome and encodes:
- the LOC134343073 gene encoding thioredoxin-interacting protein-like, with amino-acid sequence MGVNKNSLQTFEVKFSGSQSSYSAGDKVSGKVVLQAAHPLRVTSVRISALGYARAELSKGSQPLRQQQEYLRYNDTLQADGEQRHSDLYASMLLQPGKVYEYSFNFQLPEGHLPPSFKGKYGSVCYLVTAHVDQEKLPTLQATKTIEVVDPIDVNTPNLLSPVGGSNKKNLTCFFLSDGYVCIAAKIDRKGYCQGDDICINAQFQNNCSRIIVPKAAILAKQTYQVNGNTKVVKEKLSSVRGNHIISGMSDSWCAKSLRVPTVKPSVSSSIIRLEYSLLIYVHIPGSKKLTLELPLVIGTIPYSGMDSRSSSMASNCSMSSNSMSCSSMSWPHMEFPESMTMSPFVDNHRMECPTTPLLEEYDDVPQSPIFMKSDFSFPSPPAYSEQMDENGNSEAVVQ